From a region of the Megalops cyprinoides isolate fMegCyp1 chromosome 13, fMegCyp1.pri, whole genome shotgun sequence genome:
- the tp53bp1 gene encoding TP53-binding protein 1: MDPGGSELDSSLSQLDNPCLIVEDSQPDSAAAEDDPDSSYRSLLARRLSNLQPTSPSPVLELISSPAGRRCSQTDGAADVGQSDTHHSPAPLDLNTHSEAREHSQVLEVCSPSNQKSRKCVGGDTEMDAGADSTTQSAQSEGGVSQFGFLELSETQGFGNELDGSQESQEEVDRTPAGQTDSQRLARQGVAQNTTGLGSGSQNSASKRSEVSSSSSSEPLSSGRKEMTIQDLLHTQDSEASAGGTLEDVDDDEVPSSQDDMFDMDKTGTRVDSTVSEPGSQRLPTCTPANSLHLLHLSGQGTLVQESLSQSSVEFVAPTQDNLSQTPLIVPNSPTAQEDDQAAEEPMDTSLPPDEPDHARKKEEEPMEMDQPPVQSGVAPKLQPSASTPVSQNSPGFVLEKSLPVPTLPEFSHDIFVPTQSQETGSSCGKTETLRTQASHRENPVTAETGSPKRARSGEKHKAPIPSQAQHSVVAESFRLELSSHSEHSNIAHLSREVEVEEDSQATQIEGLEGPADTAASESVLARHSQQKEGNSVEPETEPENAASSPKVSQVPDLAKDTSLRDGIEEVNSTKEKLSQKALSEPPKLTTQAANVTKLADTIDLTRTGGSQTQDSLPSEPAASSQRKLETVDLTASSGSQDSLPASARKASGPSVVFSLSESQSVLPNTTDGGAEAQDVAMEVQSKSPEVIADTGTAAVGSSQTASQKQGHTAGSSVGELEVADEGMDEAEDREETTGAEGSALCLSLSQSQVLSPEPMEEGGSPSFEEQDGSKDLVVEESERISQQKGRVVTSQLERGVASGSVGGSQPLQKEGTPADITKEKVVSSQNGTGSQAQGLSPVPEKHSQSDKASLQSAKPSDTRHPRAAAGHSAENSGSKSPGDSSGEIPFHFTLPKEGELIRPVPNATPPLISQLKQTPRHSTPIEMSSFSERSAGDVTREAEMAASDIAVEESGEEAKGDSTISATTEHDGKLSLRMKLVTPVEEGSSGSERFSLQKPALSEEGGSVSKVTTVVKAVTSPRPSPSVFSRVCEVRRQAEAEEKGLPSMPCTPTRGDLFGSPLSLESDSERDLLRSQSQRPKNAPGNSQSELSPSPQGEGGAPAGMTGSSTQERVQRHDVQEKELHAETQGTSRAEGVAAHVGREGETNGTGAKGLPAPRTPPRQRAVSQQTSFDTTTIPSPPSKLRQRAVSQQTSFEAAGPQYPTSRGEPETPPPRPPVGQNVRRHVRTIKEVRTTVTRIITDVYYENGLEVDRKVTEETEEPLVDCQVVENDISPSRTGSSMTSGDLADVSSLSSKASSLQHSSSGASSSGPGPARRPDFIVPSSRGAKSASPRKGRGGSNGMEERYGARGTRALTPLSPRGRARRGRPRSRGPLSRGAGTPSRDAVRGPPLSSSEDEPYTRVCPRLAETPPKRRAPGRSAPLDSSPDSSGGASSFVGLRVVAKWSSNSYFYSGCITRDLGEGRYRLLFDDSHECDVQGKDILLCDPIPLETEVTALSEDEYFSTGVVKGHRTEGSEFFYSVEKDGQCKWYGRMAVILSMEQGNRLREHYGLGPYEPVTPLAKASDISLDNLVEGKRKRRGNMGATGTPSRSSSDSPRTPGPSGKRKLISSADDEKTPAKRGRKSAGPRAGQRPNVCNTSGSGTDLPSDPNDLVETHGPLPQTASLFLGYAFLLTASSESDRESNQQTGEGEEEQEEYVQTAPYNKRYTERQLEAGGGYVLQDFNEGQCKAAYQSLLIADQHCRTRKYLLCVASGIPCVSHMWVRDCCHDNQLLNYRNYLLPAGMGPEDAIVEWHPRRSPFNALKVLLVFEEPTEFLADLLKMGGAVSVCHHKADSDSPGFSADALDLVVAGRSCPPSVLKHASSLDLPVVSAEWLIQSVICGERLGYSSHAQFRHDYSP; this comes from the exons ATGGATCCTGGGGGCAGTGAACTGGATTCCAGTTTGTCCCAGTTGGACAACCCCTGTCTGATAGTAGAAGACTCCCAGCCCGACAGCGCCGCTGCTGAGGACGACCCGGACAGCAGCTATCGCTCCCTGCTGGCCCGCCGCCTCTCCAACCTGCAGCCCACCTCTCCCAGCCCTGTCCTG GAACTGATATCTTCTCCGGCAGGAAGACGGTGTTCTCAGACTGACGGTGCAGCGGACGTGGGACAGAGCGACACACACCACAGCCCAG cCCCCTTGGACTTGAACACGCATTCAGAAGCACGGGAGCATAGTCAGGTTCTTGAAGTGTGCTCCCCCTCTAACCAAAAGAG CAGGAAGTGTGTGGGGGGAGATACGGAGATGGACGCTGGGGCAGATTCCACCACGCAGTCTGCCCAGTCTGAAG GAGGGGTGTCTCAGTTTGGTTTCTTGGAGCTGTCGGAGACCCAGGGTTTTGGCAATGAGCTGGATGGCAGCCAGGAGAGCCAAGAGGAGGTGGACAGAACTCCAGCTGGACAGACGGACAGTCAGAGGCTGGCTAGGCAAG gAGTAGCACAGAACACAACAGGATTGGGTTCAGGCAGCCAAAACAGCGCATCTAAAAG GTCAGAGGTGAGCTCCAGCAGCTCGTCCGAGCCTCTGTCCAGCGGCAGGAAGGAGATGACCATCCAGGATCTGCTGCACACCCAGGACTCGGAGGCCTCGGCCGGGGGCACCCTGGAGGACGTGGACGACGACGAGGTTCCGTCCTCTCAGGACGACATGTTTGACATGGACAAGACCG GCACCAGGGTGGACAGCACAGTATCGGAGCCTGGGAGCCAGCGCCTGCCGACGTGCACCCCAGCCAACAGCCTTCACCTGCTGCATCTCTCCGGCCAGGGCACCCTCGTGCAAGAGAGCCTGTCCCA GAGCTCAGTTGAGTTTGTGGCCCCCACTCAGGACAATTTAAGCCAAACACCCCTCATAGTGCCTAACTCACCCACAGCACAAGAGGACGATCAAG CTGCAGAGGAACCTATGGATACATCCCTCCCTCCTGATGAGCCTGACCACGCACGcaaaaaggaggaggagccaATGGAGATGGATCAGCCTCCTGTCCAATCAGGGGTAGCCCCGAAGCTACAGCCCTCTGCGTCTACTCCAgtatcccagaattcccctgGTTTTGTGCTGGAGAAGAGCCTGCCTGTGCCTACCCTGCCAGAGTTCTCGCAT GATATTTTTGTCCCAACACAGAGCCAGGAAACTGGAAGCAGTTGTGGCAAGACTGAAACACTAAGGACGCAGGCTTCTCACAGGGAGAACCCCGTAACAGCGGAGACAGGGTCTCCAAAACGTGCTCGTTCAGGGGAGAAGCACAAAGCACCCATCCCCAGCCAAGCGCAGCACAGCGTAGTAGCCGAATCCTTCCGGTTGGAACTCTCGTCTCACAGCGAGCACAGCAACATTGCACATCTGTCAcgggaggtggaggtggaggaggataGTCAGGCGACGCAGATCGAGGGGTTGGAGGGGCCCGCAGACACAGCCGCTAGTGAGTCTGTCCTTGCTCGTCACAGTCAACAGAAGGAGGGGAATTCCGTGGAACCTGAAACTGAGCCAGAAAATGCTGCTAGTTCCCCAAAAGTTTCCCAGGTGCCTGACTTGGCTAAAGATACCAGTTTGCGTGATGGTATCGAGGAGGTGAACTCCACAAAAGAGAAACTTTCACAAAAGGCGCTCTCCGAACCGCCCAAACTCACTACTCAAGCCGCGAATGTGACAAAGCTTGCAGACACTATCGACTTGACCAGGACTGGCGGTTCACAAACGCAGGACTCTTTGCCCTCAGAGCCTGCCGCTAGCTCCCAGCGGAAACTTGAAACCGTAGACTTGACAGCTAGCAGTGGCTCCCAAGACAGTCTTCCAGCCTCAGCTCGTAAAGCCAGTGGCCCTTCCGTGGTATTTTCCCTGTCCGAATCTCAGTCCGTGCTTCCAAACACAACAGATGGAGGTGCTGAGGCCCAGGACGTGGCTATGGAGGTCCAGTCCAAGAGCCCAGAGGTCATTGCAGACACAGGGACAGCAGCTGTGGGGTCGAGTCAGACTGCCTCACAGAAGCAGGGTCATACTGCTGGCAGCAGCGTTGGTGAATTGGAAGTGGCAGATGAGGGTATGGATGAGGCGGAGGACCGGGAGGAGACGACGGGGGCAGAGGGGTcggctctctgcctctccctttcccaGAGCCAGGTGCTCTCCCCAGAGCCGATGGAGGAAGGGGGCTCTCCGTCATTTGAGGAGCAGGACGGCAGCAAGGATCTAGTGgtagaggagagtgagagaatcTCTCAACAGAAAGGCAGGGTTGTGACGTCACAGTTAGAAAGGGGCGTGGCCTCAGGCTCTGTGGGCGGCTCTCAGCCTTTACAAAAGGAGGGGACACCTGCTGACATCACAAAAGAGAAGGTTGTATCCTCTCAAAATGGCACCGGGTCCCAGGCTCAAGGCTTGAGCCCTGTCCCAGAGAAGCATTCACAGTCTGATAAGGCGTCTCTGCAGAGCGCCAAGCCTTCTGACACAAGACaccccagagcagcagcaggtcaCAGTGCAGAGAATTCTGGGAGCAAAAGTCCCGGTGATAGCTCTGGAG aaatcCCATTTCATTTCACTCTTCCAAAAGAGGGAGAATTGATTCGCCCTGTGCCCAATGCCACGCCTCCTCTGATCAGCCAATTGAAACAGACTCCCAGGCACAGCACTCCAATCG AAATGAGCTCGTTTTCAGAGAGATCAGCGGGTGATGTCACAAGGGAGGCTGAGATGGCAGCTAGTGACATCGCGGTGGAGGAGAGCGGGGAAGAGGCCAAAGGGGACTCCACCATCTCGGCCACCAcagagcatgatgggaagtTGAGTTTGAGGATGAAGCTGGTGACCCCAGTGGAAGAGGGGAGCTCAGGGTCGGAACGCTTCAGTCTGCAGA aacCAGCACTATCAGAGGAGGGAGGCTCTGTTTCCAAGGTTACCACCGTTGTCAAGGCTGTTACCAG cccCAGGCCCAGCCCCTCCGTGTTCAGCCGGGTGTGTgaggtgcgcaggcaggcagaggcGGAAGAGAAGggccttcccagcatgccctgcaCCCCTACAAG GGGAGACCTGTTCGGCTCGCCTCTCTCGCTGGAAAGTGACTCTGAAAGGGACCTTCTGAGATCACAGAGTCAGAGGCCCAAGAACGCCCCTGGCAACAGCCAGTCTGAGCTTTCCCCCAGCccccagggggaggggggggcgccGGCCGGCATGACTGGCAGCTCGACGCAGGAACGGGTGCAGCGCCACGACGTCCAGGAGAAGGAGCTTCACGCAGAAACCCAGGGCACGAGCCGGGCAGAGGGCGTGGCGGCGcatgtggggagggagggagagacgaaCGGGACCGGGGCGAAGGGACTGCCAGCCCCCAGGACTCCACCCAGACAGAGAGCAGTATCCCAGCAGACCAGCTTCGACACCACCACCATTCCCAGCCCTCCTAGCAAA CTTCGCCAGAGAGCCGTGTCCCAGCAAACCAGCTTCGAAGCCGCAGGCCCACAGTACCCAACAAGCAGG GGTGAGCCGGAGAcgccccctccccgccctcccGTGGGCCAGAATGTGCGCAGACATGTGCGCACCATCAAGGAGGTGCGGACCACCGTCACCCGCATCATCACGGACGTCTACTACGAAAACGGGCTGGAGGTCGACCGCAAGGTCACTGAG GAGACGGAGGAACCGCTGGTGGACTGTCAGGTGGTGGAGAACGACATCTCTCCGTCGCGCACGGGCAGCTCCATGACGTCGGGGGACCTGGCGGACGTCAGCTCGCTCTCCTCCAAGGCCTCCAGCCTGCAGCACAGCTCCAGCGGGGCCAGCAGCAGCGGGCCGGGGCCTGCCAGGAGGCCGGACTTTATCGTGCCGTCCAGCCGAGGAGCCAAGTCCGCCAG ccccaggaaggggaggggggggtctaACGGGATGGAGGAGAGGTACGGAGCCCGCGGGACCCGGGCCCTGACCCCACTCTCGCCCCGTGGAAGGGCCCGGCGAGGCAGGCCTCGTTCCCGCGGCCCCCTCTCCAG GGGCGCCGGGACTCCGTCCAGAGACGCGGTGCGGGGcccgcccctctcctcctcggAGGACGAGCCGTACACGCGGGTGTGCCCCCGACTGGCGGAAACGCCGCCCAAGCGGCGGGCCCCGGGTCGCTCCGCCCCGCTGGACTCGTCCCCCGACAGCAGCGGGGGCGCCAGCAGCTTCGTGGGGCTCCGGGTGGTGGCTAAGTGGTCCTCCAACAGCTACTTCTACTCGGGCTGCATCACGCGCGACCTGGGGGAGGGCCGCTACCGCCTGCTCTTCGACGACAGCCACGAGTGCGACGTGCAGGGCAAGGACATCCTGCTGTGTGACCCCATCCCCCTGGAGACGGAGGTCACCGCCCTGTCCGAGGACGAGTACTTCAGCACAG GTGTGGTGAAAGGCCACAGGACCGAAGGCTCCGAGTTCTTCTACTCGGTGGAGAAGGACGGCCAGTGCAAGTGGTACGGCCGCATGGCCGTGATCCTGTCCATGGAGCAGGGCAACCGCCTGAGGGAGCACTACGGCCTGGGGCCCTACGAGCCCGTCACACCCCTCGCCAAGGCCTCGGACATCAGCCTGG ATAACCTggtggaggggaagaggaagcgCAGGGGGAATATGGGGGCCACCGGTACCCCCAGCCGGAGCTCCAGCGACAGCCCCAGGACCCCGGGGCCTTCTGGGAAGAGGAAGCTGATCAGCTCTGCCGACGACGAGAAAACGCCCGCCAAGAGAGGCCGCAAGTCTGCTGGTCCCAGAGCGG GGCAGCGTCCCAACGTCTGCAACACGTCTGGGAGCGGCACCGACCTGCCCTCTGACCCCAACGACCTGGTGGAGACCCACGGGCCCCTCCCCCAGACCGCCTCCCTCTTCCTGGGCTACGCCTTCCTCCTGACGGCCTCGTCGGAGAGCGACCGGGAGAGCAACCAGCAGaccggagagggagaggaggagcaagAGG agtaCGTGCAGACAGCACCTTACAACAAGCGCTACACGGAGCGCCAGCTAGAGGCGGGAGGAGGGTACGTCCTCCAGGACTTCAACGAGGGGCAG TGCAAGGCGGCCTATCAGAGCCTCCTGATCGCCGACCAGCACTGCCGCACCCGGAAGTACCTGCTGTGCGTGGCGAGCGGGATCCCTTGCGTGTCTCACATGTGGGTGCGGGACTGCTGCCACGACAACCAGCTGCTCAACTACAGGAACTACCTGCTGCCTGCTGGCATGGGGCCGGAGGATGCCATCGTGGAGTG GCACCCACGCCGCAGTCCTTTCAATGCCCTGAAGGTCCTGCTGGTCTTTGAGGAGCCCACAGAATTCTTGGCCGATTTGCTGAAGATGGGCGGAGCCGTCTCTGTGTGCCACCATAAAGCTGACAGCGATAGTCCAG gCTTCTCTGCGGACGCCCTGGACCTGGTTGTGGCGGGCCGCTCGTGCCCGCCGTCGGTGCTGAAGCACGCGTCATCACTGGACCTGCCCGTGGTGTCGGCGGAGTGGCTGATCCAGAGTGTGATCTGCGGAGAGAGGCTGGGCTACagcagccacgcccagttcagaCATGACTACTCCCCCTAA